The Methanoculleus marisnigri JR1 genome window below encodes:
- a CDS encoding NAD-dependent epimerase/dehydratase family protein, translating into MMFCIVTGGAGFIGSHVVDALAAGGDDVLVIDDCSAGTERNLGHHTAGGRVAFVRQNLLDDGWQERFSGADRVYHIAADPDVRQSAVTPDSQIRNNIVATHRVLEAMRAHGVPELVFTSTSTVYGDAAVIPTPETYTPLEPISVYGATKLACEALISSYCHSFEMTSWVYRFANIIGERSGHGVISDFIRKLRENPQELEILGDGRQTKSYLEVGECVRAVQFGIEHSRDPVNTFNIGSEDWIDVVTIADIVAEEMGLSGVRYRFTGGARGWVGDVPKMQLSVERLKGLGWQCGTTSEESVRTAVRAMLG; encoded by the coding sequence ATGATGTTCTGTATCGTAACGGGCGGTGCCGGTTTCATCGGTTCGCACGTCGTCGACGCCCTGGCGGCAGGGGGAGACGACGTGCTGGTCATCGACGACTGCAGTGCGGGCACCGAGAGGAACCTCGGCCACCACACAGCGGGTGGGCGGGTCGCCTTCGTCAGGCAGAACCTGCTCGACGACGGGTGGCAGGAACGATTTTCAGGTGCAGACCGGGTCTACCATATCGCCGCGGACCCCGACGTCCGGCAGAGCGCCGTGACCCCGGACTCCCAGATCAGGAACAATATCGTCGCGACGCACAGGGTGCTCGAGGCGATGCGGGCGCACGGCGTGCCGGAACTCGTCTTCACCTCGACCTCGACCGTCTACGGCGATGCCGCCGTCATCCCCACGCCGGAGACCTACACCCCGCTCGAACCGATATCCGTCTACGGCGCGACGAAACTTGCCTGCGAGGCGCTCATATCGTCGTACTGCCACTCGTTTGAGATGACGTCCTGGGTCTACCGGTTCGCAAACATCATCGGTGAACGGAGCGGGCACGGCGTCATCTCCGACTTCATCCGCAAGCTCCGCGAAAACCCGCAGGAACTCGAGATCCTCGGCGACGGCAGGCAGACGAAATCCTACCTGGAGGTCGGGGAGTGCGTCCGCGCCGTGCAGTTCGGGATCGAGCACTCGCGCGACCCGGTGAACACCTTCAATATCGGCTCCGAGGACTGGATCGACGTCGTCACGATCGCCGACATCGTTGCGGAAGAGATGGGTCTCTCCGGCGTCCGCTACCGGTTCACCGGCGGAGCGCGCGGCTGGGTCGGCGACGTGCCGAAGATGCAGCTCTCGGTCGAGAGACTCAAGGGTCTCGGGTGGCAGTGCGGGACAACCTCGGAAGAGAGCGTCCGGACGGCTGTCCGCGCCATGCTCGGGTAG
- a CDS encoding DUF368 domain-containing protein, which translates to MSPRPDIREYAGIYLRGLAMGACDIVPGVSGGTIALITGIYERLVGAIGSIDPASVKHLARGDFGSLQKDLEKIDIPFLVVLLAGIGTAFLLMSRVILSLLADHAVATYSFFLGLIIASAVAIFLEIRSPNAGTLVFLAVGTGAGYLLGGLGNIDLGHSLPVLFLTGMAALCAMILPGVSGAYITLVLNQYEFMLAALRAFSLPEILAYVAGGVAGLLLFTKGLKYLLATYHGAMLALLTGLMLGSARMLWDKGAAAGDMLSGGWAFFLVGLAVVGAVEYLKRRYRAGTA; encoded by the coding sequence ATGAGCCCGCGTCCGGATATCCGGGAATACGCCGGAATTTATCTCCGCGGTCTCGCGATGGGAGCCTGCGATATCGTCCCCGGCGTCTCGGGAGGGACGATCGCCCTCATCACCGGGATCTACGAGCGGCTGGTCGGGGCCATCGGCAGCATCGATCCTGCCTCGGTAAAGCACCTCGCGAGGGGTGACTTCGGCTCTCTCCAAAAGGATCTCGAAAAGATCGATATCCCGTTCCTCGTCGTCCTCCTTGCCGGTATCGGCACCGCCTTCCTCCTGATGTCCCGCGTGATCCTCTCCCTCCTCGCCGACCACGCGGTAGCGACCTACTCCTTCTTCCTCGGCCTCATCATAGCCTCTGCGGTAGCCATATTCCTCGAGATCCGCTCCCCCAACGCCGGCACCCTCGTCTTCCTCGCCGTCGGGACCGGCGCCGGCTACCTCCTCGGGGGCCTCGGGAATATCGATCTCGGCCACTCCCTGCCGGTTCTCTTCCTCACCGGGATGGCGGCGCTCTGCGCCATGATCCTCCCGGGGGTATCGGGCGCCTACATTACCCTCGTCCTCAACCAGTACGAGTTCATGCTTGCGGCGCTCCGGGCATTCTCGCTCCCTGAGATCCTCGCCTACGTCGCGGGCGGCGTTGCGGGGCTCCTCCTCTTCACGAAAGGTCTCAAGTATCTCCTTGCGACCTACCACGGGGCGATGCTCGCCCTGCTCACCGGCCTGATGCTCGGTTCGGCGAGGATGCTCTGGGATAAGGGAGCTGCGGCCGGGGACATGCTCTCCGGCGGCTGGGCATTCTTCCTTGTGGGCCTCGCCGTCGTCGGCGCGGTCGAGTACTTAAAGAGGCGCTACCGGGCCGGCACGGCCTGA
- a CDS encoding methanogenesis marker 12 protein has protein sequence MFIGIDHGTTAMRFSSGDAEFKISREEARGFSAGDLARLAPLDEIEGVAVCYSMGDGISAITGIGNVQNRGVISREGAGKHIGGGTRVYDEIKESGLPAVVIPGLHRGSPTDPRFKAYSHQTSPEKIGILYEVVHDLGNDVVVCDASSNTVTLLVTNGRITGAFDACIFAPGTRHGALDVDAIRRIDRGESTANDAFLHAGVNYTVPPDLRTETMAMFAAMECASMLLLNPGANVALAGTMAPAIAPRVEGLLSRNVTVYDEWCAARGLARIARDVFSGATDILGLAVER, from the coding sequence ATGTTCATCGGCATCGACCACGGCACCACCGCGATGCGCTTCTCGAGCGGGGACGCGGAGTTCAAGATCTCCCGGGAAGAGGCGAGAGGTTTCTCGGCCGGCGATCTTGCCCGCCTCGCTCCGCTCGACGAGATCGAGGGTGTTGCCGTCTGCTACTCGATGGGCGACGGCATCTCGGCGATAACCGGTATCGGGAACGTCCAGAACCGCGGCGTCATCTCCCGGGAGGGCGCCGGCAAGCACATCGGCGGCGGCACCCGGGTCTACGACGAGATTAAAGAGAGCGGACTTCCTGCGGTCGTCATCCCCGGGCTGCACCGCGGATCGCCGACCGACCCGCGGTTCAAGGCCTACTCCCACCAGACGAGCCCCGAGAAGATCGGGATCCTGTACGAGGTCGTGCACGACCTCGGGAACGATGTCGTGGTCTGCGACGCGAGTTCGAACACCGTCACCCTCCTCGTGACCAATGGCCGGATCACCGGCGCGTTCGACGCCTGCATCTTCGCGCCCGGCACCCGGCACGGCGCTCTCGACGTGGATGCCATCCGCCGGATCGACCGGGGCGAGTCGACGGCGAACGACGCTTTTCTCCACGCGGGCGTGAACTACACGGTGCCTCCCGACCTGCGGACGGAGACGATGGCCATGTTTGCCGCGATGGAGTGCGCCTCGATGCTTCTCCTCAACCCCGGTGCGAACGTCGCCCTCGCCGGCACCATGGCTCCCGCCATCGCGCCGCGGGTGGAGGGGCTCCTCTCCCGTAACGTCACCGTCTACGACGAGTGGTGTGCGGCCCGGGGGCTCGCCCGGATCGCCCGCGACGTCTTCTCGGGAGCGACCGATATCCTCGGACTCGCGGTTGAGCGGTAG
- the hxlB gene encoding 6-phospho-3-hexuloisomerase, translating to MQQECPSIADLMLLMTSRLEETARTIEQENAGRFLEEILNAKRIYLAGAGRSGLVARAFAQRLMHLGFESYVIGETITPAFGPEDVLVAFSGSGETRSVVDACETAREIGGTICLVTSTPESHIGRMADCIVEIGNNRLKDADIPRDFEIRQLTGQYRSVSGSFAPLGTLFETAALVFSDAIVSALMEVRHCTAEELKSRLANVQ from the coding sequence ATGCAGCAGGAATGCCCCAGTATCGCCGATCTCATGCTCCTGATGACATCGCGTCTTGAAGAGACGGCGCGCACGATAGAGCAGGAGAATGCCGGCCGGTTTCTCGAAGAGATCCTCAACGCAAAGCGGATATATCTTGCCGGCGCCGGCCGCTCCGGCCTTGTCGCGCGGGCGTTTGCCCAGCGGTTGATGCATCTCGGGTTCGAGAGTTACGTCATCGGCGAGACGATCACGCCCGCGTTCGGCCCGGAAGACGTGCTCGTTGCGTTCTCGGGCTCGGGCGAGACCCGGTCGGTCGTGGACGCGTGCGAGACCGCCCGGGAGATCGGGGGAACGATCTGTCTCGTCACTTCGACGCCCGAATCGCATATCGGCCGCATGGCCGACTGCATCGTCGAGATCGGGAACAACCGGCTCAAAGACGCGGATATCCCGCGCGACTTCGAGATCCGCCAGCTCACCGGACAGTACCGGTCGGTCTCCGGTTCGTTCGCCCCTCTCGGGACGCTCTTCGAGACCGCGGCGCTGGTCTTTTCCGACGCGATCGTCTCGGCCCTTATGGAAGTGCGGCACTGCACCGCCGAGGAACTCAAAAGCCGCCTTGCAAACGTCCAGTGA
- a CDS encoding pyruvate ferredoxin oxidoreductase subunit gamma, with the protein MRELRIHGRGGQGSVTAAELIAYAAFEGGVFSQAFPAFGVERRGAPVQAFVRFSDEKVRLRSQIYEPDYIIVQDPTLIGDVDVFNGMKAGGIAIINTEKSDFDSGVPEGVKVYTIDATTIALEELGVPITNTTLMGAFAAATGEIGLEPLEHALRSRFSGSMADKNVRAAERAYNLIGGAA; encoded by the coding sequence TTGAGAGAGTTACGCATTCACGGCAGGGGTGGTCAGGGTTCCGTGACCGCCGCCGAACTCATTGCTTACGCAGCATTCGAGGGCGGTGTTTTTTCCCAGGCATTCCCGGCCTTCGGTGTGGAACGCCGGGGCGCCCCGGTTCAGGCGTTCGTCCGGTTCAGCGACGAGAAGGTACGGCTGCGCAGCCAGATCTATGAGCCCGATTACATCATCGTGCAGGACCCTACCCTGATCGGGGATGTCGACGTCTTTAACGGTATGAAAGCGGGTGGGATCGCCATCATCAACACCGAGAAGTCCGACTTCGATTCCGGTGTTCCGGAGGGCGTGAAGGTCTACACCATCGATGCGACCACCATCGCGCTCGAAGAGCTCGGTGTGCCCATCACCAATACAACCCTGATGGGCGCGTTCGCCGCAGCCACCGGAGAGATCGGGCTTGAGCCGCTTGAGCACGCGCTGCGAAGCCGGTTTTCCGGGAGCATGGCCGACAAAAACGTCAGGGCGGCAGAGCGCGCGTACAACCTGATCGGAGGTGCCGCATAA
- a CDS encoding 4Fe-4S binding protein, whose protein sequence is MALRVGCAAAPGRALENKTGAWRVFKPVFDPENCTKCGMCALVCPEGCIREKEEGTFEPDLNYCKGCGLCAEVCPKKGIRMEKEEK, encoded by the coding sequence ATGGCGCTGCGAGTCGGCTGCGCCGCGGCTCCGGGCAGGGCGCTTGAGAACAAGACGGGCGCCTGGCGGGTCTTCAAACCGGTCTTTGATCCCGAGAACTGCACGAAGTGCGGCATGTGCGCTCTGGTATGTCCTGAAGGGTGCATCCGCGAGAAGGAGGAGGGCACGTTCGAGCCGGACCTCAACTACTGCAAGGGTTGCGGCCTCTGTGCAGAAGTGTGCCCGAAGAAAGGCATCCGGATGGAGAAGGAGGAGAAATAA
- a CDS encoding transketolase C-terminal domain-containing protein: MLEFMEGSHAVAEIVKRCRPQVISAYPITPQTHIVEDLAQMVANCEIDAEYITVESEFSALSACLGASAAGSRVYSATTSQGLALMFEVCFNVAGMRQPIVMTIANRSLGAPLSIWNDQQDSISLRDSGWLQFYAEDNQETADLHMIAYKVCEDHDILLPAFVCFDGFILTHTFEPVSLPTQEEVDAYLPAFTPYQRLDAANPLSFGMYATPEYYMEFRYEVDRAMQRAKDAFVKAGREFGEQFGRDYSALVEGYRLEDADTALVAMGSICGTVKDAVDEMREHGRKVGLLKIRTYRPFPAQEIADALKGVSTVAVLDKNISLGNGGAVGTEVKAALYGSGISIYDYIIALGGRDVRKRDIAAIVDLAEKGKGDMFYGLRTEVL, from the coding sequence ATGCTGGAGTTTATGGAAGGATCGCATGCGGTGGCCGAGATCGTAAAGCGCTGCCGCCCGCAGGTGATCTCAGCCTACCCCATCACGCCACAGACGCACATCGTCGAAGACCTTGCCCAGATGGTGGCGAACTGCGAGATCGATGCCGAGTATATCACGGTCGAGAGCGAGTTCTCGGCCCTTTCCGCCTGCCTCGGTGCGAGTGCGGCGGGTTCCCGGGTCTATTCGGCGACGACGTCCCAGGGGCTTGCCCTGATGTTCGAGGTCTGCTTCAACGTGGCGGGGATGCGCCAGCCGATCGTGATGACGATCGCGAACCGGTCTCTCGGTGCGCCGCTCTCGATCTGGAACGACCAGCAGGACTCGATATCCCTGCGCGATTCCGGGTGGCTGCAGTTCTACGCGGAGGACAACCAGGAGACCGCCGATCTCCACATGATCGCCTACAAAGTCTGTGAGGATCACGACATCCTCCTCCCGGCGTTTGTCTGCTTCGACGGGTTCATCCTCACGCACACCTTCGAGCCGGTCTCCCTCCCCACCCAGGAGGAGGTGGATGCCTACCTGCCGGCCTTCACGCCGTACCAGCGGCTGGACGCCGCAAACCCGTTGAGTTTCGGGATGTACGCGACGCCCGAGTACTACATGGAGTTCCGGTACGAAGTCGACCGGGCGATGCAGCGTGCGAAAGATGCGTTCGTCAAAGCCGGGCGTGAGTTCGGCGAGCAGTTCGGCAGGGACTACTCCGCGCTCGTCGAGGGCTACCGGCTCGAGGACGCCGATACCGCGCTCGTCGCCATGGGCTCCATCTGCGGCACCGTAAAGGACGCCGTCGACGAGATGCGCGAGCACGGGCGAAAGGTCGGGCTCTTAAAGATCCGGACCTACCGGCCGTTTCCGGCTCAGGAGATCGCGGATGCCTTGAAGGGCGTCTCGACGGTCGCGGTGCTCGACAAGAACATCTCGCTCGGCAACGGCGGGGCTGTCGGCACCGAGGTGAAAGCGGCGCTCTATGGTTCCGGCATATCCATTTACGATTACATCATTGCCCTCGGCGGGCGCGACGTGCGGAAGAGGGATATCGCCGCGATCGTCGATCTCGCCGAGAAGGGGAAAGGAGATATGTTCTATGGATTACGGACGGAGGTGCTCTGA
- a CDS encoding thiamine pyrophosphate-dependent enzyme — MAEVEQECELFSAGHRACGGCGPALAARLLLKATGKNAILVASTGCMEVFSTPYPETAWGVPWIHSLFENAAAVASGIEASLKRQGRSEKVLCVCGDGATFDIGVLCISGAFERGHDITYICYDNEAYMNTGIQRSGATPYGASTTTSPAGKCSPGNVHPKKDMPAILAAHGAPYVATASIAYPNDFIKKVERAINTPGPCYIQVHTPCCTGWGFEAGETLNMGKLAIETGLWVNYELVNGQVEKVKKVRRKPVEEYLTKQKRFRHLFKPARQDDMIASIQAIADVNAERFGVDIKQKESSE, encoded by the coding sequence ATGGCCGAAGTAGAGCAGGAATGTGAACTCTTCTCGGCCGGGCACCGGGCGTGCGGAGGGTGCGGCCCGGCGCTTGCGGCTCGCCTTCTCCTCAAGGCAACCGGGAAGAACGCCATCCTGGTAGCATCGACCGGCTGCATGGAGGTCTTCTCCACGCCCTACCCGGAGACCGCCTGGGGAGTTCCCTGGATCCATTCGCTCTTCGAGAACGCCGCGGCGGTTGCCTCCGGCATCGAGGCTTCGTTGAAGAGGCAGGGGCGCAGCGAGAAGGTCCTCTGCGTCTGCGGCGACGGAGCCACGTTCGATATCGGAGTGCTCTGCATCAGCGGCGCTTTCGAGCGGGGCCACGACATCACCTACATCTGCTACGACAACGAGGCCTACATGAACACGGGCATCCAGCGGTCGGGCGCGACGCCGTACGGCGCGAGCACCACGACGAGCCCGGCAGGCAAGTGCTCGCCTGGGAATGTGCACCCGAAGAAGGACATGCCCGCGATCCTCGCCGCACACGGTGCGCCGTACGTCGCGACCGCCTCGATCGCCTACCCGAACGACTTCATAAAGAAGGTCGAGCGGGCGATCAACACCCCCGGCCCCTGCTATATCCAGGTGCACACTCCCTGCTGCACGGGATGGGGCTTTGAGGCCGGCGAGACGCTTAACATGGGCAAGCTCGCCATCGAGACAGGCCTCTGGGTGAACTACGAGCTGGTCAACGGGCAGGTCGAAAAGGTGAAGAAGGTGCGACGGAAACCGGTCGAGGAGTATCTCACAAAGCAGAAGCGCTTCCGGCACCTCTTCAAGCCTGCCCGGCAGGATGACATGATCGCGAGCATCCAGGCGATCGCCGATGTCAACGCCGAGCGGTTCGGGGTTGACATCAAGCAAAAAGAATCGTCAGAATAA
- a CDS encoding LysE family translocator, with protein MIEIVAASFLIGFSGAASPGPMTASVLGLGSRQPGRFVAGLVAGHGIPEAAMVAAIAFGVRDVPHIDLIAILGSGVLVALGTMQFLRAGETVAATGETRTPVAFGLACTLGNPYWWVWWLTFGVGFLALHPAFVEFYVGHIGADIVWLGLLAFAVSRGANVLGAHYKKVVQASGLAMVLFGLYFILTILFA; from the coding sequence ATGATCGAGATCGTCGCCGCATCGTTCCTGATCGGGTTCTCCGGGGCCGCCTCGCCCGGCCCCATGACCGCCTCGGTTCTCGGCCTCGGGTCGCGGCAGCCCGGGCGGTTCGTCGCGGGGCTGGTCGCAGGGCACGGCATCCCCGAAGCCGCGATGGTCGCGGCCATAGCCTTCGGCGTGCGCGACGTTCCGCATATCGATCTCATCGCCATTCTCGGCTCGGGCGTGCTCGTCGCGCTCGGCACGATGCAGTTCCTCCGTGCGGGAGAGACCGTCGCCGCGACCGGGGAGACCAGGACGCCGGTTGCCTTCGGGCTCGCCTGCACGCTCGGCAACCCCTACTGGTGGGTCTGGTGGCTCACGTTCGGCGTCGGGTTCCTCGCGCTCCATCCGGCGTTCGTCGAGTTCTACGTCGGGCACATCGGCGCGGACATCGTCTGGCTCGGGCTTCTCGCCTTTGCGGTCTCCCGGGGAGCGAACGTGCTCGGCGCCCATTACAAAAAAGTGGTGCAGGCGAGCGGACTCGCCATGGTTCTCTTCGGGCTGTACTTTATTCTGACGATTCTTTTTGCTTGA
- a CDS encoding DUF5803 family protein — MRAPHRDRRGPALAALCLALILISAPATAQEAVVRVLPDGTAYEASVEVSGSEHAFWTPGMLGERVPLQVEGLEVLDPSGPVEYQETGRGVITFPEGNYTITYRAPVRDNRLVAAFDTPYAVTVALPEGFDVRNPLIGMVSPGGTISAGPNGTTEVAWDRISIVEARFYTPDREILLTTFGTIWVAVALVLILPLLISRRKEGE; from the coding sequence ATGCGAGCCCCCCACCGAGATCGACGCGGACCTGCCCTCGCTGCTCTCTGCCTTGCGCTGATCCTGATCTCTGCTCCGGCGACGGCACAGGAGGCCGTCGTCCGGGTGCTCCCCGACGGCACCGCTTACGAGGCGTCGGTCGAGGTCTCGGGGAGCGAGCACGCCTTCTGGACACCGGGGATGCTCGGGGAGCGGGTTCCGCTCCAGGTCGAGGGTCTCGAGGTGCTCGATCCTTCGGGCCCGGTCGAGTACCAGGAGACGGGGCGAGGAGTCATCACCTTCCCGGAGGGTAACTACACAATCACCTACCGGGCTCCCGTGAGAGACAACCGCCTTGTCGCGGCCTTCGATACGCCATATGCCGTAACCGTCGCCCTTCCCGAGGGCTTCGACGTCAGAAACCCGCTCATCGGCATGGTCAGCCCCGGCGGGACGATCTCTGCCGGGCCGAACGGGACCACGGAGGTTGCCTGGGACCGGATAAGTATCGTGGAAGCCCGCTTCTACACCCCGGATCGCGAGATTCTGCTCACCACTTTCGGCACCATATGGGTCGCGGTCGCGCTCGTCCTGATCCTCCCCCTTCTCATCTCGCGGAGGAAGGAAGGCGAATGA
- the thrC gene encoding threonine synthase translates to MYRLVCVHCGATYSPDQIIYTCNRCGHLLTVEYDLDGIDVSRDEWNRRPLSVWRYRELLPVRGEPVSLQEGGTPLYHLKNIGKELGLSELYAKHEGMNPTGSFKDRGMTVGVSMACELGMTTVACASTGNTSASLAAYAAKGGIPCVVLLPAGKVALGKIAQALMHGARVISIRGNFDRALEMVHELCISHGLYLLNSVNPYRLEGQKTIGFETIDQLGGEVPDRMVLPVGNAGNISAVYKGLRELETLGFIDRLPMMTGIQAAGSQPVVKAIEQNLEVLVPESAPETVATAIRIGAPVNAEKALVAIRATGGTAAAVTDEEILAMQRDLARKEGIGVEPASAASVAGIRKLAELGLIDKDERIVCVVTGHLLKDPETVVRQCEPPTEIDADLPSLLSALR, encoded by the coding sequence ATGTACCGTCTCGTCTGCGTTCATTGTGGTGCAACCTACTCACCGGACCAGATCATCTATACGTGCAACCGCTGCGGACACCTGCTGACCGTCGAATACGACCTGGACGGCATCGACGTCTCACGCGACGAATGGAACCGGCGCCCCCTTTCGGTCTGGCGCTACCGCGAACTCCTCCCGGTTCGGGGCGAACCGGTCTCCCTCCAGGAAGGAGGGACCCCGCTCTACCACTTAAAGAACATCGGTAAGGAACTGGGCCTCTCCGAACTCTACGCAAAACACGAGGGGATGAACCCAACCGGTTCGTTCAAGGACCGGGGGATGACCGTGGGCGTCAGCATGGCCTGCGAACTCGGGATGACGACGGTCGCCTGCGCGAGCACCGGGAACACCTCCGCAAGCCTCGCTGCCTACGCGGCGAAGGGAGGAATTCCGTGTGTCGTCCTCCTGCCCGCGGGGAAGGTCGCCCTCGGGAAGATTGCCCAGGCGCTGATGCACGGTGCCCGGGTCATCTCTATCCGCGGCAACTTCGATCGGGCGCTCGAGATGGTACACGAGCTCTGCATCAGCCACGGCCTCTACCTCTTGAACTCGGTCAATCCCTACCGGCTTGAGGGACAGAAGACGATCGGGTTCGAGACGATCGACCAGCTCGGCGGCGAGGTGCCCGACCGGATGGTTCTCCCCGTAGGAAACGCGGGCAACATCTCCGCAGTCTACAAAGGGCTCCGGGAACTCGAAACCCTCGGATTCATCGACCGGTTGCCGATGATGACCGGCATCCAGGCTGCCGGCTCACAGCCGGTGGTGAAGGCGATTGAGCAGAACCTCGAGGTGCTGGTTCCGGAGTCCGCGCCCGAGACGGTTGCGACCGCGATACGGATCGGCGCCCCGGTGAATGCGGAGAAGGCGCTCGTCGCGATCCGCGCGACGGGCGGGACGGCGGCGGCCGTGACCGACGAGGAGATCCTTGCCATGCAGCGGGATCTCGCGAGGAAGGAAGGCATCGGGGTCGAACCCGCCTCGGCAGCCTCGGTCGCCGGAATACGGAAACTTGCCGAACTCGGCCTGATCGATAAAGATGAGCGGATCGTCTGCGTGGTGACCGGTCATCTCTTAAAAGATCCTGAAACAGTGGTACGACAATGCGAGCCCCCCACCGAGATCGACGCGGACCTGCCCTCGCTGCTCTCTGCCTTGCGCTGA
- a CDS encoding metal-dependent hydrolase, giving the protein MRGDQHVSLSLATAALLIAPWATAIDAAAIAVLLFGVFVGSLAPDADAVDAAIFNGKIAGAKGKRGQVVNGFAVVLPIFGYTIRYLIYYPLSLVFMLILRKSYRHRHRGLLHSFPGVGLTTLVLCGYLALILTWLGSSLALLPAFGCAFFAGCVLHLVEDTCTPAGVAWLYPFSKRRVAGRVRAQGLLEVRPAAFAIVLVIAAAGMFVAPFVTAMSVEELGGLALVAAPALWLLFMLVSRVRPEQRRR; this is encoded by the coding sequence ATGCGGGGTGACCAGCACGTATCGCTCAGTCTTGCTACGGCAGCACTTCTTATCGCTCCCTGGGCCACCGCCATCGACGCGGCCGCGATAGCCGTCCTCCTCTTCGGCGTCTTCGTCGGATCGCTCGCCCCGGACGCAGATGCCGTCGATGCGGCGATATTCAACGGCAAAATAGCCGGCGCGAAAGGGAAGAGAGGACAGGTGGTAAACGGCTTTGCCGTGGTGCTCCCGATCTTCGGCTATACCATCAGGTATCTCATCTACTACCCGCTCTCCCTCGTCTTCATGCTGATCCTCAGGAAGAGTTACCGGCACAGGCACCGCGGACTGCTCCACTCGTTCCCGGGTGTCGGGCTGACGACCCTCGTCCTCTGCGGTTACCTGGCCCTCATCCTCACCTGGCTCGGGAGTTCCCTCGCGCTCCTTCCAGCCTTCGGGTGCGCATTCTTTGCAGGGTGCGTCCTCCACCTCGTGGAAGACACCTGCACCCCGGCCGGGGTCGCCTGGCTTTATCCTTTCTCCAAGCGGCGAGTGGCCGGCCGTGTCCGGGCTCAGGGGCTCCTCGAGGTGCGCCCTGCAGCCTTCGCCATCGTGCTCGTCATAGCGGCGGCCGGGATGTTCGTCGCGCCGTTCGTGACCGCCATGTCGGTCGAGGAACTCGGAGGCCTCGCGCTCGTCGCCGCTCCCGCCCTCTGGCTGCTCTTCATGCTCGTCTCCCGCGTCCGGCCCGAGCAGCGGCGGCGGTAA
- a CDS encoding nitrilase-related carbon-nitrogen hydrolase has protein sequence MTKITLAQAAGGHGSPAERLEAAGRMAGEAAAAGASLICFPEQFVTGWSPKVPPGSGEPLDGPLTAAFARIAEENGIAVAGSIVEAGLENRPKNTTVVLDEDGELLAAYAKIHLFSPEGEDRYYTAGDRIATFTVDGVKFGIAVCYDLRFPELFRIYAIAGVECMLVPAAWPCSRLSHWETLLPARALENRYYVTGVNTAGRPGAPCCGGSLAADPDGTVIGRCGAGEEAISIEVDPVAVHEAQSSLPSLSDRRSDLYHRLLSKL, from the coding sequence ATGACGAAGATAACGCTTGCGCAGGCCGCCGGCGGCCATGGCAGCCCTGCGGAGAGGCTCGAGGCGGCCGGCCGGATGGCCGGGGAGGCCGCGGCGGCGGGAGCATCGCTCATCTGTTTTCCCGAGCAGTTCGTGACCGGATGGTCGCCGAAGGTCCCGCCGGGCTCCGGCGAACCCCTGGACGGCCCGCTCACCGCCGCGTTCGCACGGATAGCAGAGGAGAACGGTATCGCGGTAGCAGGATCGATCGTCGAAGCGGGGCTGGAGAATCGTCCTAAGAACACCACCGTAGTGCTCGACGAAGACGGCGAACTCCTCGCTGCCTACGCGAAGATCCATCTCTTTTCCCCCGAGGGGGAGGACCGTTACTACACCGCAGGCGACCGGATCGCCACGTTTACCGTCGACGGGGTGAAGTTCGGGATCGCCGTCTGCTACGATCTGCGGTTCCCGGAACTCTTCCGCATCTACGCCATAGCCGGCGTGGAGTGCATGCTGGTCCCGGCCGCATGGCCCTGCTCCCGGCTCTCCCACTGGGAGACCCTGCTCCCCGCACGGGCTCTCGAGAACCGGTACTACGTGACCGGAGTCAACACGGCCGGCCGGCCGGGCGCGCCCTGCTGCGGGGGATCGCTCGCCGCCGATCCGGACGGAACCGTCATCGGCCGGTGCGGGGCCGGGGAAGAGGCCATCTCCATCGAGGTCGATCCTGTAGCGGTTCATGAGGCACAATCCTCACTTCCTTCACTTTCAGACCGCAGAAGTGACCTTTATCACAGACTGCTCTCCAAACTGTAG